A window from Citrus sinensis cultivar Valencia sweet orange chromosome 3, DVS_A1.0, whole genome shotgun sequence encodes these proteins:
- the LOC102630221 gene encoding protein DJ-1 homolog B-like isoform X1, giving the protein MVLISVRHVTPHSLLRQFPLTQQFLPKQIPSLKNRIFSFTATATMSSTSKKVLAPVANGSEPIEAAITIDVLRRSGADVTVASVEKQLRVDACHGVKIVADALVSDCRDAVFDLIALPGGMPGATNLKESEVLESIVKKQASAGRLYAAVCASPAVALGSWGLLKGLKATCYPSFMEQLAPACASTVESRVQQDGKVVTSRGPGTTMEFAVALVEQLYGKERADEVSGPLVMRANHGDEYTIAEFNPIQWTFDNSPQILVPIANGSEEMEAVMIIDILRRAKANVVVASVEDKLEILASRQIKLVADVLIDEAAKLSYDLIVLPGGLGGAQAFAKSDKLVNMLKKQKESNRPYGAICASPALVLEPHGLLKGKKATAFPVMCNKLSDQSEIENRVVVDGNLITSRGPGTSMEFALAIVEKFFGRNKALELAKIMLFTRT; this is encoded by the exons atggtatTAATAAGCGTACGCCACGTCACTCCTCACTCTCTTCTTCGTCAGTTTCCTCTCACTCAACAGTTTCTCCCCAAACAAATTCCTTCTTTGAAAAATCGCATTTTCTCTTTCACAGCAACAGCTACAATGTCTTCAACTTCCaaaaag GTTTTGGCGCCTGTTGCGAACGGGAGTGAGCCGATTGAGGCCGCGATAACGATCGATGTTTTGAGAAGGTCTGGAGCTGACGTCACGGTTGCGTCTGTGGAGAAACAGCTTCGTGTCGACGCGTGTCATGGTGTCAAGATTGTCGCTGATGCTCTTGTGTCTGACTGCCGCGACGCCGTTTTTGATCTTATAGCTCTTCCC GGTGGCATGCCTGGTGCTACCAATCTGAAGGAATCTGAAGTATTAGAAAGCATTGTGAAGAAGCAGGCCTCAGCTGGGCGTCTTTATGCTGCTGTCTGTGCTTCACCTGCTGTGGCATTAGGGTCTTGGGGTCTGTTGAAGGGATTGAAG GCTACTTGTTATCCGTCATTTATGGAGCAATTAGCTCCTGCTTGTGCATCAACTGTTGAATCAAGAGTACAGCAGGATGGTAAAGTTGTTACGAGTCGTGGACCTGGCACTACTATGGAGTTTGCCGTTGCACTTGTTGAGCAGTTGTATGGGAAAGAGAGAGCTGATGAAGTTTCTGGGCCACTG GTAATGCGTGCAAATCATGGAGATGAATACACTATTGCTGAATTCAATCCAATTCAGTGGACATTTGACAATTCTCCCCAG aTTCTTGTGCCTATTGCAAATGGTTCGGAGGAGATGGAAGCTGTTATGATAATTGATATTCTGCGACGAGCTAAAGCAAATGTTGTGGTTGCATCAGTTGAGGATAAACTAGAAATTCTGGCTTCTcgtcaaattaaattagtgGCAGATGTGCTCATTGATGAGGCGGCTAAACTTtcgtatgatttaattgtctTGCCA GGTGGACTTGGTGGCGCTCAAGCATTTGCGAAGTCAGATAAATTGGTGAATATGCTAAAGAAGCAAAAGGAATCAAATAGACCTTACGGTGCTATATGTGCATCCCCAGCTTTAGTGTTGGAGCCCCATGGCTTACTCAAG GGTAAAAAAGCTACAGCTTTTCCTGTTATGTGCAACAAGCTGTCAGATCAGAGTGAAATCGAAAACAGGGTTGTGGTTGATGGC